Proteins encoded together in one Vigna angularis cultivar LongXiaoDou No.4 chromosome 5, ASM1680809v1, whole genome shotgun sequence window:
- the LOC108340412 gene encoding transcription factor bHLH81 isoform X2, with protein sequence MQPKSAARLPSFRSIPASWLESVLLKEEEEQEEEEEEQEEIQQAEEEPLTFTQLLSTIAAPSPSQRYDTQDYPPTTMSMSIPNSIAPKELYASAPHLKVDNMFTFEDSVPCRVRAKRGCATHPRSIAERVRRTRISDRIRKLQELVPNMDKQTNTADMLDEAVAYVKLLQKQIEELTEHQRRCRCMVQE encoded by the exons ATGCAACCCAAATCCGCCGCCAGACTGCCCAGCTTCCGCTCTATTCCGGCCTCCTGGTTAGAATCAGTTCTTTTGAAAGAGgaggaagaacaagaagaagaagaggaggaacaAGAAGAAATCCAACAAGCTGAAGAAGAGCCCTTGACCTTTACCCAGCTGCTTTCTACAATCGCAGCTCCCTCTCCTTCCCAACGCTATGACACACAGGATTACCCTCCCACCACCATGTCCATGTCCATCCCCAATTCAATCGCACCCAAG GAACTTTATGCTTCTGCCCCCCACCTCAAAGTGGACAACATGTTCACGTTTGAGGACTCGGTACCCTGTAGAGTTCGGGCAAAGCGCGGCTGTGCTACGCATCCCAGGAGTATTGCCGAAAGGGTTCGCAGGACTCGTATCAGTGACCGCATCAGAAAGCTTCAAGAACTTGTGCCAAACATGGATAAG CAAACAAACACTGCAGATATGTTGGATGAGGCGGTAGCATATGTCAAGCTTCTACAAAAGCAAATTGAG GAACTGACAGAGCACCAACGGAGGTGCAGATGTATGGTTCAAGAATAA
- the LOC108340224 gene encoding FT-interacting protein 7 yields MNMLVVEVVDASDLMPKDGEGSANPFVEVKFDEQQHTTETKHKDLNPYWNQKLVFHIDNPRDLAYKTIEVVVYNRNDRNHNNFLGRVRLSGSSIPLSESQARVERYPLEKRGLFSNIRGDIALKCYALHDPLPSHPPPQPQDAGGDPAAASEQHRPPPPAPAEEDQHTPLQEINPNMVAEEESVNSEREEKKKKKMKKKEKEVRTFHSIPAAAAAAKAQFQSQSQAAAETVRRADFAKAGPPNVMLMQIPKQNPEYGLVETSPPLAARLRYRGGDKISTTYDLVEQMHYLYVNVVKARDLPVMDITGSLDPYVEVKLGNYKGLTKHLDKNQNPVWKQIFAFSKERLQSNLLEVTVKDKDIGKDDFVGRVLFDLTEVPLRVPPDSPLAPQWYRLEDKKGQKIHNNGEIMLAVWMGTQADESFPEAWHSDAHNVSHSNLANTRSKVYFSPKLFYLRVQVIEAQDLVPSDKGRAPNAVVRVQLGNQMRFTRPSQMRSTNPVWNDELMFVAAEPFEDFIIVTVEDKVGPSAEILGREIISVRSVPPRHETSKLPDSRWFNLHRPSAVGEEETEKKKEKFSSKIHLRMCLEAGYHVLDESTHFSSDLQPSSKHLRKKNIGILELGILSARNLVPLKAREGRTTDAYCVAKYGNKWVRTRTLLDTLSPRWNEQYTWEVYDPCTVITIGVFDNHHINGSSDSKDQRIGKVRIRLSTLETDKVYTHFYPLLVLQPNGLKKNGELHLAVRFTCTAWVNMVAQYGRPLLPKMHYVQPIPVRHIDWLRHQAMQIVAARLSRAEPPLRRETVEYMLDVDYHMWSLRRSKANFHRIMSILRGVTAVCKWFDDICTWRNPITTCLVHVLFLILVCYPELILPTIFLYLFVIGIWNYRFRPRQPPHMDARLSQAETAHPDELDEEFDTFPSTKPSDIVRMRYDRLRSVAGRVQTVVGDLATQGERAQAILNWRDSRATSIFIIFSLIWAVFIYITPFQVVAILVGLYMLRHPRFRSKMPSVPINFFKRLPSRSDTLI; encoded by the coding sequence ATGAACATGCTGGTGGTAGAGGTTGTGGATGCAAGCGACCTCATGCCCAAAGACGGGGAGGGCTCAGCCAACCCCTTTGTGGAGGTGAAGTTTGATGAGCAGCAGCATACTACTGAGACAAAGCACAAAGACCTCAATCCTTATTGGAACCAGAAGCTGGTGTTCCACATCGATAACCCGAGAGATCTTGCGTACAAGACAATTGAAGTGGTTGTATACAATCGTAATGATCGGAACCACAACAATTTCCTTGGAAGGGTCAGACTTTCCGGCTCTTCCATCCCTCTGTCGGAGTCCCAGGCCCGTGTTGAACGCTACCCACTTGAGAAACGTGGCCTCTTTTCAAACATCAGGGGCGATATTGCTCTCAAGTGTTATGCGCTGCATGATCCTCTTCCTTCTCATCCTCCACCGCAACCTCAGGACGCCGGCGGCGATCCTGCTGCTGCTTCTGAACAGCATCGTCCTCCTCCCCCTGCCCCGGCGGAGGAGGATCAGCACACTCCCTTGCAAGAAATAAACCCCAACATGGTGGCGGAGGAGGAAAGCGTGAACAGTGAAAgggaggaaaagaaaaagaagaagatgaaaaagaaagaaaaggaagtgaGGACTTTTCACTCTATACCTGCTGCGGCTGCTGCAGCGAAGGCACAGTTCCAGTCACAGTCCCAGGCGGCAGCGGAAACGGTGAGGAGGGCTGACTTCGCAAAGGCTGGACCACCGAACGTGATGTTGATGCAGATCCCAAAGCAAAACCCCGAGTATGGACTGGTGGAGACAAGTCCTCCTCTGGCGGCTCGCTTGCGGTACAGAGGAGGGGACAAGATATCAACCACCTACGACTTGGTGGAACAGATGCATTACTTGTACGTTAATGTTGTAAAGGCAAGGGATCTCCCCGTGATGGATATCACGGGCAGCCTTGATCCTTACGTGGAAGTCAAGCTCGGTAACTACAAGGGCCTCACCAAACACCTGGACAAGAATCAGAACCCTGTTTGGAAGCAAATCTTTGCCTTCTCCAAGGAGAGGTTGCAATCAAATTTGCTTGAAGTGACTGTGAAGGACAAGGACATTGGCAAAGATGATTTTGTTGGGAGAGTTCTGTTTGATCTGACGGAGGTTCCTCTTCGGGTGCCCCCAGACAGCCCCTTGGCTCCTCAGTGGTACAGATTGGAGGACAAGAAGGGCCAAAAAATTCACAACAATGGCGAAATCATGCTTGCGGTTTGGATGGGAACACAGGCCGACGAGTCCTTCCCGGAGGCgtggcactccgacgctcacaACGTCAGCCACTCGAACCTTGCAAACACCCGCTCAAAGGTATATTTCTCACCCAAGCTTTTCTATCTTAGAGTTCAAGTCATCGAAGCTCAGGATCTTGTTCCTTCCGATAAAGGAAGAGCCCCGAACGCTGTTGTTAGAGTACAGCTCGGGAACCAGATGAGATTCACCCGTCCTTCTCAGATGAGAAGCACCAACCCAGTTTGGAACGACGAGCTCATGTTTGTGGCTGCCGAGCCATTTGAGGATTTCATCATTGTGACTGTGGAGGACAAAGTAGGTCCTAGTGCTGAAATATTGGGAAGGGAGATCATATCAGTTAGAAGTGTTCCACCCAGACACGAGACCAGCAAGCTCCCTGATTCTCGTTGGTTCAATTTGCACAGGCCCAGTGCTGTCGGTGAGGAAGAAACGGAGAAAAAGAAGGAGAAATTCTCGAGCAAGATTCACCTAAGAATGTGTCTGGAGGCCGGGTACCATGTGCTGGATGAGTCCACGCATTTCAGCAGCGATCTTCAGCCATCCTCCAAACATCTGAGGAAGAAAAACATTGGCATCCTCGAACTCGGGATACTGAGTGCCCGCAATTTGGTGCCCCTGAAGGCCAGGGAAGGTAGGACAACTGATGCTTACTGCGTGGCCAAGTATGGCAACAAATGGGTTCGAACCAGAACTCTGCTTGACACTCTGTCCCCTCGATGGAATGAGCAATATACGTGGGAGGTTTATGATCCATGCACTGTCATCACAATTGGGGTTTTTGATAACCACCACATCAATGGGAGCAGTGATTCAAAAGATCAGAGAATTGGAAAGGTGAGAATCCGATTATCAACTCTGGAAACTGATAAGGTGTATACTCATTTTTATCCTCTGCTGGTCCTCCAACCCAATGGCCTGAAGAAGAACGGAGAGCTTCACTTGGCCGTGAGATTCACATGCACCGCTTGGGTGAATATGGTAGCCCAGTATGGCAGGCCTTTGCTTCCCAAAATGCATTATGTCCAACCCATACCTGTGAGGCACATAGACTGGCTCCGCCACCAGGCCATGCAGATTGTGGCAGCTCGCCTATCCAGAGCTGAGCCACCCCTTAGGCGTGAAACAGTTGAGTACATGCTGGACGTGGATTACCATATGTGGAGTCTAAGGAGAAGCAAAGCCAATTTTCACCGCATAATGTCAATCCTCAGAGGAGTTACAGCAGTTTGCAAATGGTTTGATGACATCTGCACCTGGAGAAACCCAATCACAACCTGTCTTGTTCACGTCCTGTTCTTGATACTGGTTTGCTACCCGGAACTGATATTGCCCACCATTTTCCTTTACTTGTTTGTAATTGGGATTTGGAATTACCGGTTCAGGCCAAGGCAACCACCCCACATGGATGCCAGGTTGTCACAGGCAGAAACTGCCCACCCAGATGAACTGGACGAGGAATTTGACACTTTTCCATCCACAAAACCTTCAGATATTGTGAGAATGAGGTATGACAGATTGCGGAGTGTGGCGGGTAGAGTACAGACTGTGGTTGGAGATCTGGCTACTCAGGGAGAAAGAGCTCAAGCCATACTAAATTGGAGAGACTCGCGGGCAACATCTATCTTTATCATCTTCTCGCTCATATGGGCCGTATTCATTTACATTACTCCCTTTCAGGTGGTGGCAATTCTCGTAGGCCTATATATGCTACGTCATCCTCGGTTTAGGAGCAAGATGCCTTCAGTACCAATCAATTTCTTCAAGAGATTGCCTTCCAGATCAGACACGCTTATATGA
- the LOC108340411 gene encoding uncharacterized protein LOC108340411: MPLKTEQPIPKHTNQQLPTTIMLNVFAVSLVITSLAASAILSPAPATHQKQGANTIVREGHRVVVVEYDQDGHHNTKISISPEQPTHHHQVFDNAKDGIREAASVLPNVGQGISQPEDAAFLHAPKELVCDAYGRCKQRIADAMEKTKDKAQEALQKKKEKVAANKEAARRVGDSVADALGKTKESVHDKARDVHEYAQDTVETAKEHVAHNISEARDSLRRLKHALKSSFGSLESLNSVMGVANLLGFATAYGMCVWVTFISSYVQSRAMARHQFAVVQSKIYPVYFRAMAYSVGVALVGHVFGNTNTLLSNKSHALQAYNLLASLATLFFNSLYLEPRATKLMFERIKIEKEEGRGRVDISGERGRTEHQRTGEPSSSADQDAVRSRIIKLNDKLKKLNSYSSLLNILNLMSLTWHLVYLAQRLHTPC; encoded by the exons ATGCCACTTAAAACGGAACAACCAATCCCAAAACACACCAACCAACAACTTCCGACAACAATAATGTTGAATGTTTTCGCAGTGAGTCTGGTAATCACTTCACTGGCCGCATCGGCCATACTGTCTCCCGCTCCAGCCACGCACCAGAAGCAGGGAGCCAACACCATTGTCAGAGAAGGCCATAGAGTTGTGGTTGTTGAATACGACCAAGATGGCCATCACAACACCAAAATCTCAATCTCCCCAGAGCAACCCACACATCACCACCAAGTTTTCGACAACGCCAAAGACGGGATCCGAGAGGCTGCCTCCGTTCTCCCTAACGTCGGTCAAGGCATTTCACAACCGGAAGATGCGGCTTTTCTGCATGCCCCTAAGGAGCTCGTTTGCGATGCCTACGGAAGATGCAAGCAAAGAATCGCGGATGCCATGGAGAAGACCAAGGATAAGGCTCAAGAGGCCCtccagaagaagaaggagaaggttGCCGCCAACAAGGAGGCGGCGCGGCGAGTGGGTGATAGTGTTGCCGATGCACTTGGAAAAACAAAGGAAAGCGTGCATGATAAAGCCCGTGATGTGCACGAATACGCGCAGGACACTGTAGAAACAGCGAAGGAGCATGTGGCTCATAACATCTCAGAGGCCAGGGATTCTTTGCGCCGCCTCAAACACGCATTAAAAAGCAGTTTTGGATCGTTGGAGAGCCTTAATTCGGTGATGGGGGTGGCCAACTTGCTGGGGTTTGCCACTGCTTATGGGATGTGTGTGTGGGTTACGTTTATCTCCAGCTACGTGCAGTCGAGGGCCATGGCGAGGCACCAGTTCGCAGTGGTGCAGAGCAAAATCTACCCTGTTTATTTCAGGGCCATGGCTTATAGCGTTGGGGTGGCTCTAGTTGGTCATGTCTTCGGTAATACAAACACTCTGCTCTCCAACAAATCTCACGCATTGCAAGCATATAACCTTCTCGCCTCTCTGGCCACTCTTTTCTTCAATTCTCTTTACTTGGAGCCTCGGGCCACCAAG CTGATGTTCGAAAggataaaaatagaaaaggaagAAGGAAGAGGCAGAGTAGATATAAGTGGTGAGCGTGGCAGAACAGAGCATCAACGCACAGGTGAGCCTTCCAGCAGCGCAGATCAGGATGCAGTGAGATCAAGAATAATCAAGCTCAACGACAAGCTCAAGAAATTGAATTCCTATTCCTCTCTCCTAAACATCCTCAATCTCATGTCTCTCACATGGCATCTCGTTTATTTGGCTCAACGGCTTCACACCCCTTGCTAA
- the LOC108340412 gene encoding transcription factor bHLH122 isoform X1, with translation MQPKSAARLPSFRSIPASWLESVLLKEEEEQEEEEEEQEEIQQAEEEPLTFTQLLSTIAAPSPSQRYDTQDYPPTTMSMSIPNSIAPKELYASAPHLKVDNMFTFEDSVPCRVRAKRGCATHPRSIAERVRRTRISDRIRKLQELVPNMDKQTNTADMLDEAVAYVKLLQKQIETLETLQELTEHQRRCRCMVQE, from the exons ATGCAACCCAAATCCGCCGCCAGACTGCCCAGCTTCCGCTCTATTCCGGCCTCCTGGTTAGAATCAGTTCTTTTGAAAGAGgaggaagaacaagaagaagaagaggaggaacaAGAAGAAATCCAACAAGCTGAAGAAGAGCCCTTGACCTTTACCCAGCTGCTTTCTACAATCGCAGCTCCCTCTCCTTCCCAACGCTATGACACACAGGATTACCCTCCCACCACCATGTCCATGTCCATCCCCAATTCAATCGCACCCAAG GAACTTTATGCTTCTGCCCCCCACCTCAAAGTGGACAACATGTTCACGTTTGAGGACTCGGTACCCTGTAGAGTTCGGGCAAAGCGCGGCTGTGCTACGCATCCCAGGAGTATTGCCGAAAGGGTTCGCAGGACTCGTATCAGTGACCGCATCAGAAAGCTTCAAGAACTTGTGCCAAACATGGATAAG CAAACAAACACTGCAGATATGTTGGATGAGGCGGTAGCATATGTCAAGCTTCTACAAAAGCAAATTGAG ACTCTTGAAACACTGCAGGAACTGACAGAGCACCAACGGAGGTGCAGATGTATGGTTCAAGAATAA
- the LOC108340588 gene encoding patellin-3, with protein sequence MAQETQNPPPPQEVPPVVDPVPLDNAPTTEAQPEPEPEPEPQPETETQEKVQAAVEDKISESVSFKEETNVVGDLPEAQKKALDELKKLVQEALNKRELTAPKPPTPEPEKKKPDTVKEPEVAAGEAEKKEPEGAAEEAEKKEVELTEEKKEIEVKEETKEVEVTEEKKKEVEVTEEKKDVEVKEEKKEIEVTEEKKEVHVTEEKKDVEVTEEKKEVEVTEEKKEVEVTEEKKEEGVTEEKEVVEATEAKEVEEELGPEEVEIWGIPLLADERSDVILLKFLRARDFKVKDAFTMLKNTVRWRKEFGIDALVLEDFGTDWDKVVFTEGHDKQGHPVNYNVFGEFENKELYNKTFSDEEKRNKFIRWRIQVLEKSVRSLDFSPTAISTIVQVNDLKNSPGLGKSNLRQATNQALQLLQDNYPEFVAKQIFINVPWWYLAFSRMISPFFTQRTKSKFVFAGPSKSAETLFKYIAPELVPIQYGGLSREGEQEFTTSDPVTEVTIKPATKHAVEFPVSEKSHLVWEIRVVGWDVSYGAEFVPGAEDGYTVIVQKNRKIAPVDETVISHGFKIGEAGKVVLTIDNQTSKKKKLLYRSKTKPIAE encoded by the exons ATGGCCCAAGAAACCCAAAACCCACCTCCCCCTCAGGAAGTGCCGCCAGTTGTCGACCCTGTCCCTCTCGACAACGCACCTACCACCGAAGCTCAACCCGAACCTGAACCTGAACCTGAACCTCAACCTGAAACTGAAACCCAGGAGAAGGTCCAGGCCGCTGTTGAAGACAAGATTTCTGAATCGGTTTCGTTCAAGGAGGAGACCAACGTCGTCGGCGACCTCCCCGAGGCGCAGAAGAAAGCCCTTGATGAACTCAAGAAGCTTGTTCAAGAAGCGCTCAACAAGCGTGAGCTAACCGCGCCCAAGCCCCCCACGCCAGAGCCAGAGAAGAAGAAACCAGACACCGTCAAGGAGCCTGAAGTGGCAGCGGGAGAAGCAGAGAAGAAGGAGCCGGAAGGGGCCGCAGAAGAAGCGGAGAAGAAGGAAGTTGAATTGACcgaagagaagaaggaaattGAAGTTAAAGAAGAGACGAAGGAAGTAGAAGTGacagaagagaagaagaaggaggttGAAGTGACAGAAGAAAAGAAGGATGTTGAAGttaaagaagagaagaaggaaataGAAGTGAcggaagagaagaaggaagtaCACGTGacagaagagaagaaagatgtAGAAGTGacagaagagaagaaggaagtaGAAGTGAcggaagagaagaaggaagtaGAAGTaactgaagagaagaaggaagaagggGTGACAGAAGAGAAGGAGGTGGTTGAAGCGACAGAAGCGAAGGAGGTGGAAGAGGAACTTGGTCCGGAGGAAGTTGAGATATGGGGAATTCCGCTGCTGGCGGATGAGAGGAGCGATGTGATTCTGCTAAAGTTTCTGAGAGCGAGGGATTTCAAGGTAAAGGATGCCTTCACCATGCTCAAGAACACCGTGCGTTGGAGGAAGGAATTCGGAATCGACGCTCTGGTCCTGGAAGATTTCGGAACTGATTGGGACAAGGTGGTGTTCACCGAGGGACACGACAAACAAGGCCACCCCGTGAATTACAACGTCTTTGGTGAGTTCGAGAATAAGGAGTTGTACAACAAGACCTTTTCGGACGAGGAGAAGCGCAACAAGTTCATCAGGTGGAGGATTCAGGTGCTGGAGAAGAGCGTGAGAAGCCTTGACTTCTCTCCCACTGCCATCTCCACCATTGTGCAGGTCAACGACCTCAAGAACTCTCCGGGACTCGGCAAGAGTAACCTCAGGCAGGCCACCAATCAGGCCCTTCAATTGCTTCAGGATAACTACCCTGAATTTGTGGCCAAGCAG ATATTTATCAATGTTCCCTGGTGGTACCTTGCCTTTTCTAGGATGATCAGTCCGTTCTTCACACAGAGGACCAAGAGCAAATTTGTGTTTGCTGGGCCATCCAAGTCTGCCGAAACCCTTTTCAA ATATATTGCTCCGGAGCTGGTGCCCATTCAATACGGTGGACTGAGCAGAGAGGGTGAACAGGAATTCACCACTTCTGATCCTGTTACGGAGGTCACAATCAAACCCGCAACCAAACATGCTGTCGAGTTCCCAGTTTCTGAG AAAAGCCACCTGGTTTGGGAAATCCGAGTGGTGGGTTGGGATGTGAGCTACGGAGCTGAATTTGTGCCCGGAGCTGAGGATGGATACACTGTCATTGTGCAGAAGAACAGGAAAATTGCCCCCGTAGATGAGACCGTGATCAGTCACGGTTTCAAAATTGGTGAAGCTGGCAAGGTAGTACTCACCATAGACAACCAAACATCCAAGAAGAAGAAACTCCTCTACAGGTCAAAGACCAAACCCATCGCAGAGTGA
- the LOC108340724 gene encoding protein NRT1/ PTR FAMILY 5.10 encodes MGNELEEAVVVAEEEEERDDVVVGAVDYRGGCAIRSKSGSWRSAWFIIGVEVAERIAYYGIQGNMISYLTGPLHQSTAAAAENVNVWSGTASLLPLAGAFLADSRLGRYRTILLASLVYILGLGLLTLSALLPSLSNSECQVDNELKSCSPRWQIILFFISLYLIAIGQGGHKPCVQAFGADQFDEQHPKEHKDRSTFFNWWYFTMCAGCLATLSILNYIQDNLSWVLGFGIPCAVMIVALIVFLLGTMTYRFTIQQRDKRPFRRIGRVFVAAIRNRRTTHSTTAIKAERDGMLPHQSSEQFEFLNKALLELKDEDSIEEESCSPSEVEEAKAVLRLVPIWSTTLIYAVVFAQVPTFFTKQGVTLERTLLPGFDIPPASLQTLTTAAIVLFSPIYDRLFVPAARAITGKPSGITMLQRIGTGIFLSVITVVFAALVETKRLKTAQESGVVDEPNATVPMSIWWLIPQYMFFGISEVFTMVGLQEFFYDQVPNELRSMGLALYLSIFGVGSFISGFLISVIEKVTGKDGEDSWFANNLNKAHLNYFYWLLAALSVMGLALFTCFAKSYIYNNKGIRRQ; translated from the exons ATGGGGAATGAGTTGGAAGAAGCAGTAGTGGTAgcagaagaggaggaggagaggGACGATGTGGTGGTTGGTGCGGTTGACTACAGAGGTGGATGCGCCATAAGATCCAAATCTGGGTCATGGAGATCCGCTTGGTTTATCATAG GCGTGGAAGTGGCGGAGAGGATTGCGTATTACGGGATTCAGGGGAACATGATATCGTATCTCACGGGGCCTCTTCATCAGAGCACCGCCGCCGCCGCAGAGAACGTCAACGTTTGGTCGGGAACTGCTTCCTTGCTTCCTCTCGCCGGGGCTTTCCTTGCAGATTCTCGTCTCGGCCGCTACCGGACCATCTTACTCGCTTCCCTCGTCTACATTCTG GGTCTTGGACTGTTAACACTATCAGCTTTGCTTCCTTCTCTCTCCAACTCTGAGTGTCAAGTCGACAATGAATTGAAATCATGCTCTCCTCGCTggcaaataattttgtttttcatctcTCTTTATTTGATCGCCATTGGGCAAGGTGGACATAAGCCCTGTGTGCAGGCTTTTGGAGCAGATCAATTTGATGAACAACATCCAAAGGAGCACAAAGATAGAAGCACGTTCTTTAATTGGTGGTATTTCACTATGTGTGCTGGATGCTTGGCAACTCTTTCGATCTTGAACTATATTCAGGACAACCTTAGTTGGGTTCTTGGATTTGGAATTCCTTGCGCTGTCATGATTGTTGCATTAATTGTTTTCTTGTTAGGAACAATGACATACAGGTTTACCATTCAGCAGCGAGACAAAAGGCCCTTTCGCAGAATTGGCCGTGTATTTGTCGCTGCTATAAGAAATCGGCGAACCACCCATTCAACCACAGCTATCAAAGCAGAACGTGATGGAATGCTTCCTCATCAAAGTTCTGAACAGTTCGA GTTCCTTAACAAAGCGTTATTAGAGTTAAAGGATGAGGATTCCatagaagaggagagttgtAGCCCAAGTGAAGTGGAAGAAGCTAAAGCAGTACTAAGGTTGGTTCCCATTTGGTCTACAACGCTGATTTATGCTGTGGTCTTTGCTCAAGTTCCAACGTTCTTTACTAAGCAAGGGGTTACTTTGGAGAGAACACTATTACCCGGTTTTGATATACCCCCTGCATCTCTTCAAACACTTACGACTGCGGCCATCGTTCTCTTCAGTCCCATCTATGACCGCTTATTTGTGCCAGCGGCGAGAGCTATCACTGGCAAACCCTCAGGCATAACAATGCTGCAAAGAATTGGGACTGGCATTTTTTTATCAGTGATCACTGTAGTATTTGCAGCCCTTGTTGAGACCAAGAGATTGAAAACGGCTCAGGAGTCTGGTGTTGTTGATGAACCTAATGCAACTGTTCCGATGAGTATATGGTGGTTAATTCCCCAATATATGTTCTTCGGAATCtctgaagtttttaccatggtTGGTCTGCAGGAGTTTTTCTATGACCAGGTCCCAAATGAACTAAGAAGCATGGGTCTTGCTTTGTACTTGAGCATATTTGGTGTTGGGAGCTTTATAAGCGGCTTTCTGATTTCTGTGATAGAGAAAGTGACAGGTAAAGACGGAGAAGACAGTTGGTTTGCTAATAATCTGAACAAGGCGCATCTTAATTACTTTTACTGGCTACTTGCTGCTCTCAGTGTCATGGGATTGGCCCTCTTCACCTGCTTTGCTAAATCTTATATTTACAATAACAAAGGTATCAGGCGACAATAG